Proteins encoded in a region of the Augochlora pura isolate Apur16 chromosome 4, APUR_v2.2.1, whole genome shotgun sequence genome:
- the LOC144468904 gene encoding uncharacterized protein LOC144468904: MHLPEGPLGMDSYNAIREALQVHCDLVRTGSPAILCSALPSHWRSNKSLPVAFTVVVLDEVSDGTLVTIRAGNDENCCGELRNCTAIMKNQVAKFNDLRFVGRSGRGKSFSLTIQISTVPFQVATYTKAIKVTVDGPREPRSKSNYGHGFPGWGIEPRLNPLMGFTFLGHACNMPHPAFVEGSIPMSSSDLYLPYFSPTVLPAYPFDHSKYTTEYVSMLSKTTTTAISQPPIPNSPSRTPPRSPSDSGSESAAEEVRSAFVPIRLNTLPAPPSAITTSATFPETAASKKPTDGIRNELKAPRTLISQKLSPKRSPSPTKIASPPPVKPVWRPY, encoded by the exons ATGCATCTACCGGAAGGTCCCCTAGGCATGGACAGTTACAACGCGATCAGAGAGGCACTGCAGGTTCATTGCGACCTCGTGAGGACCGGAAGTCCCGCGATCCTCTGCAGCGCGTTACCATCGCACTGGAGATCGAACAAGTCGCTGCCCGTGGCATTCACGGTCGTAGTCCTCGACGAGGTCAGCGACGGCACCTTGGTCACGATCAGAGCCGGCaacgatgaaaattgttgcgGCGAGCTCAGAAACTGTACCGCGATCATGAAGAACCAGGTCGCCAAGTTCAACGATCTCCGATTCGTCGGTCGAAGTGGGAGAG GAAAATCGTTCTCCCTGACCATCCAAATCAGCACGGTACCATTTCAAGTCGCCACCTACACCAAGGCCATCAAGGTCACCGTAGACGGGCCCAGGGAACCACGATCCAAGTCGA ATTACGGACACGGATTCCCTGGTTGGGGTATCGAGCCAAGACTGAACCCGCTGATGGGCTTCACGTTTCTCGGACACGCGTGTAACATGCCTCATCCTGCATTCGTCGAAG GATCCATCCCAATGTCGTCGTCCGATCTGTACCTGCCGTATTTCTCGCCAACGGTGTTACCGGCGTACCCGTTCGACCACTCGAAGTACACGACAGAGTACGTGTCGATGCTGTCGAAGACGACCACCACGGCCATCTCGCAACCTCCGATCCCCAACAGCCCGTCCAGGACGCCGCCGAGGAGTCCGAGCGATTCGGGAAGCGAGTCGGCCGCCGAGGAAGTCCGCAGCGCGTTCGTTCCGATCAGGTTGAACACGCTGCCGGCCCCGCCGTCGGCGATCACCACCTCGGCGACCTTCCCGGAGACCGCCGCTTCCAAGAAGCCGACGGACGGCATCAGGAACGAGCTGAAGGCGCCCAGGACCCTGATCTCCCAGAAACTGTCGCCAAAGAGGAGTCCATCGCCGACGAAGATCGCCTCGCCGCCACCTGTCAAACCTGTCTGGAGGCCCTACTAG